One genomic region from Clostridium saccharobutylicum DSM 13864 encodes:
- a CDS encoding rod shape-determining protein translates to MGFWRTGTDLAIDLGTATVLVYVKGKGVILKEPSVVAINKNNNNLLAIGEEARKMIGRTPGNIVAVRPLRDGVISDYDITQKMLKEFIKKACGKRNITAPKVIVCVPSQATEVEKRAVIDAAMNSGAKTVHLIEEPLAAAIGAGLDITKPNGCMVVDIGGGTCDIAVISLGGVVERESIKVAGDKFDDAIIKYVRNQYKLMIGEKTAEDLKINIGSAFKNSRNLAAIMKGRNLITGLPDEVEITTEEIRNAIKEPVENIVETVKRVLEKTPPELAADIVEKGILMTGGGALLHGLDKLIQFRTGVETYVAEDSVECVAKGTGAVLNYIDKLDSDINSQQIVLIE, encoded by the coding sequence ATGGGTTTTTGGAGAACAGGGACAGACCTTGCGATTGACCTCGGAACAGCGACGGTACTAGTTTATGTTAAAGGTAAAGGGGTAATATTAAAAGAACCTTCTGTTGTAGCTATAAATAAAAATAACAATAATCTATTAGCTATAGGTGAAGAAGCGCGAAAAATGATAGGTAGGACCCCAGGAAACATAGTTGCAGTTCGACCATTAAGAGACGGTGTAATTTCAGATTATGATATAACACAAAAAATGCTAAAAGAATTCATAAAAAAAGCTTGTGGTAAGAGAAATATTACAGCGCCTAAGGTAATTGTATGCGTTCCTTCTCAAGCTACAGAAGTTGAAAAAAGAGCAGTTATAGATGCAGCCATGAACTCAGGAGCTAAAACAGTTCACTTAATAGAAGAACCGTTAGCAGCAGCTATTGGAGCAGGGCTTGATATAACTAAACCAAATGGATGTATGGTAGTTGATATTGGCGGCGGTACTTGCGATATTGCTGTTATTTCATTAGGTGGAGTTGTAGAAAGAGAATCAATAAAAGTAGCCGGAGATAAATTTGATGATGCTATAATAAAATATGTGAGAAATCAATATAAACTAATGATAGGTGAAAAGACTGCAGAAGATTTAAAAATAAATATTGGTTCTGCGTTTAAAAATTCAAGAAATTTAGCAGCAATCATGAAAGGTAGAAACCTGATAACTGGATTACCTGATGAAGTGGAGATTACTACAGAAGAAATAAGAAATGCAATAAAGGAACCTGTTGAAAATATAGTAGAGACTGTAAAGAGAGTGTTAGAGAAAACACCACCTGAATTAGCAGCAGATATAGTTGAAAAAGGAATTCTAATGACAGGTGGCGGTGCATTATTGCATGGATTAGATAAACTTATACAGTTTAGAACAGGTGTAGAGACTTATGTTGCTGAAGATTCTGTAGAATGCGTTGCAAAAGGAACTGGTGCTGTGCTTAACTATATAGATAAATTAGATAGTGATATAAATTCACAACAAATAGTTTTAATCGAGTAA
- the spoIIID gene encoding sporulation transcriptional regulator SpoIIID gives MKDYIEERVLDVAKYIIESKATIRKTAKVFGVSKSTIHKDMTERLPKINPEIAEETHSILELNKAERHIRGGKATQMKYKAIES, from the coding sequence ATGAAAGATTATATTGAGGAAAGAGTATTGGATGTCGCCAAATATATTATAGAGTCAAAGGCAACAATAAGAAAGACAGCAAAGGTTTTTGGAGTTAGTAAGAGTACAATTCATAAGGATATGACAGAGAGACTTCCAAAGATAAATCCTGAAATTGCAGAAGAAACTCATTCAATATTAGAATTGAATAAAGCTGAAAGACATATTAGAGGTGGAAAAGCCACTCAGATGAAGTATAAAGCTATTGAATCTTAA
- a CDS encoding M23 family metallopeptidase, which yields MDKNLKNKLKELFSKKGFYIALFLCLCVIVAVGTISYKKLSNKNEVSNSEDINKEITMNVDDNQKTATNEMPNAERAQNDADTSKQSSEKNKTDNSKTQKSTTVATTNNVKFLNPVDGVESRTYTYPKPVKVEDNVFRTIRGVNVEAKIGTDVKAAADGVVDLVENSGVEEGVVVEIKHANGLKTRYGNLDANVSVKQGDKVTSNQVIGKVGNTAKVFSQDVFGQFLNLQVIDANGQQVNPEKYFTLKAK from the coding sequence ATGGACAAAAATTTAAAAAACAAATTGAAAGAACTATTTAGCAAAAAAGGATTTTATATTGCTTTATTTCTTTGCCTTTGTGTAATAGTTGCGGTTGGAACTATTTCTTATAAGAAGCTTAGCAATAAGAATGAAGTTAGTAATTCAGAGGATATAAACAAAGAAATAACAATGAATGTTGACGACAATCAAAAAACAGCTACAAACGAAATGCCTAATGCTGAAAGAGCACAAAATGATGCAGATACAAGCAAACAAAGTTCTGAAAAAAATAAGACTGACAATAGTAAAACACAAAAATCTACTACAGTAGCTACAACAAATAATGTGAAATTTTTAAACCCAGTAGATGGAGTTGAAAGCAGAACTTATACTTACCCTAAGCCAGTTAAAGTAGAAGACAATGTTTTTAGAACTATTAGAGGGGTAAATGTAGAAGCTAAAATAGGAACTGATGTTAAGGCAGCTGCTGATGGAGTAGTAGATTTAGTTGAAAATTCAGGAGTTGAAGAAGGCGTAGTTGTAGAAATAAAACATGCTAATGGCTTGAAAACAAGATATGGAAATCTTGATGCTAATGTATCAGTAAAGCAAGGAGATAAAGTTACTTCAAATCAGGTAATTGGTAAAGTTGGGAATACTGCAAAAGTGTTTAGTCAAGATGTATTTGGCCAATTTTTGAATTTACAAGTAATCGATGCTAATGGTCAACAAGTTAATCCAGAAAAATATTTTACTTTAAAAGCAAAATAA
- the metK gene encoding methionine adenosyltransferase: protein MKRLFTSESVTEGHPDKMCDQISDGILDAILAQDPLARVACETCTTTGMVMVMGEISTNCYVDIPKVVRETVREIGYDRAKYGFDCDTCSVLTSIDEQSADIAMGVDEAFESRKGEKDAVEAVGAGDQGMMFGFATNETEEFMPLPISMAHKLSRRLTEVRKNNTLDYLRPDGKTQVTVEYEDNKPKRIDTIVISTQHDEKVSLEQIENDLKEYVIKAVVPAELLDNETRYFINPTGRFVVGGPQGDSGLTGRKIIVDTYGGYGRHGGGAFSGKDPTKVDRSAAYAARWVAKNLVAAGVADKLEIQLAYAIGVAKPVSITVDTFGTGRLAENNIVEIVEKVFDLRPGAIIRDLELRRPIYKQTAAYGHFGRNDLNLPWEQLNKVEEIKKYL, encoded by the coding sequence ATGAAAAGATTATTTACTTCAGAATCAGTTACAGAAGGACATCCAGATAAGATGTGCGATCAAATTTCAGATGGTATTTTAGATGCTATTTTAGCACAAGATCCTCTTGCAAGAGTTGCATGTGAAACATGTACTACTACAGGTATGGTTATGGTTATGGGGGAAATCTCAACAAATTGTTATGTTGATATCCCAAAGGTAGTAAGAGAGACTGTTAGAGAAATCGGATATGATAGAGCTAAATATGGATTCGATTGCGATACTTGCTCAGTTTTAACATCTATAGATGAACAATCAGCAGATATAGCTATGGGAGTTGATGAAGCATTTGAATCTAGAAAAGGTGAAAAGGATGCGGTAGAAGCAGTAGGTGCAGGAGACCAAGGTATGATGTTTGGTTTTGCAACAAATGAAACAGAAGAATTTATGCCACTTCCAATATCTATGGCTCACAAGTTATCAAGAAGACTTACAGAAGTAAGAAAAAACAATACATTAGATTATTTAAGACCTGATGGTAAAACTCAAGTTACTGTTGAATATGAAGACAATAAGCCAAAGAGAATTGATACTATTGTTATTTCAACTCAACATGATGAAAAGGTATCATTAGAACAAATTGAAAATGATCTTAAGGAATATGTTATCAAAGCAGTAGTTCCAGCAGAATTATTAGATAATGAAACTAGATATTTCATAAATCCAACAGGAAGATTTGTTGTTGGAGGTCCACAAGGAGATTCAGGATTAACAGGAAGAAAAATAATCGTTGATACTTATGGTGGATATGGTAGACACGGTGGCGGTGCTTTCTCAGGAAAGGATCCAACTAAAGTTGATAGATCAGCTGCTTATGCTGCAAGATGGGTAGCTAAGAATTTAGTTGCTGCAGGAGTTGCTGATAAGCTAGAAATACAATTAGCTTATGCAATAGGAGTTGCTAAACCAGTTTCTATAACAGTTGATACTTTTGGAACAGGAAGATTAGCAGAAAATAATATAGTTGAAATAGTAGAAAAGGTATTTGATTTAAGACCAGGTGCTATTATTAGAGATCTTGAATTAAGAAGACCAATCTATAAACAAACAGCTGCTTATGGACATTTTGGAAGAAACGATCTTAATTTACCATGGGAACAATTAAATAAGGTTGAAGAAATTAAAAAATATCTATAA
- the murA gene encoding UDP-N-acetylglucosamine 1-carboxyvinyltransferase has protein sequence MEKIIVKGVNQLRGEVNISSAKNSILPIIAATILCPERVVINNAPMLEDVEVICKLLNELNCDVNISSINNKLTIDTKNITSMDPDAQLIRKMRASFLIMGPMISRFGYCKLSLPGGCNIGSRPIDLHLKGFKLLGADIMIGHGFVEVKAKKLIGNTIYLDFPSVGATENIIMASVLAEGTTIIENAAEEPEIWDLAQFLNKMGADIEGAGLGKITIHGVKSLKGISYTPIYDRIEAGTFMIGAAITNGKIKINGVNEEHLRPVIEKLKECGVVFSDYKNNSIIVDGTGEKKPVDIKTLPYPGFPTDMQAQMMSLLSIVDGVSVITETVFENRFMHVAELQRMGANIKIDGRTAIIEGVPKLTGCQVKATDLRAGAAMILSGLIAEGQTEIGDIYHIDRGYVQIEKKFRNLGADIYRIDS, from the coding sequence ATGGAGAAAATAATAGTTAAAGGTGTAAATCAACTTAGAGGCGAAGTTAATATAAGTTCAGCAAAAAATTCTATTTTACCTATAATTGCAGCAACTATATTATGTCCAGAACGTGTTGTCATAAATAATGCACCTATGTTAGAAGATGTTGAGGTAATATGTAAGTTATTAAACGAATTAAATTGTGATGTTAATATTTCAAGTATCAACAATAAATTAACAATAGATACAAAGAATATAACATCAATGGATCCTGATGCACAACTCATTAGAAAAATGAGAGCATCATTCTTAATTATGGGACCGATGATCTCTAGATTTGGATATTGTAAACTTTCTTTACCTGGTGGTTGTAATATAGGTAGCAGACCAATAGACTTACACTTAAAAGGTTTTAAGCTATTAGGGGCTGACATTATGATTGGGCATGGTTTTGTGGAAGTAAAAGCAAAAAAACTAATAGGAAATACAATATATCTTGATTTTCCATCAGTTGGAGCAACAGAGAATATTATTATGGCATCAGTATTAGCAGAAGGGACAACAATAATAGAAAATGCAGCAGAAGAACCAGAAATATGGGATTTAGCACAATTCTTAAATAAAATGGGTGCTGATATAGAAGGTGCAGGGCTTGGAAAAATAACAATACATGGAGTTAAATCGTTAAAGGGAATAAGCTATACGCCTATATATGATAGGATAGAGGCAGGAACATTTATGATAGGAGCAGCTATTACAAATGGTAAGATAAAAATTAATGGAGTAAATGAAGAACATCTAAGACCTGTAATAGAGAAGTTAAAGGAATGTGGTGTTGTTTTTAGTGATTATAAAAATAATTCAATAATAGTAGATGGAACAGGAGAGAAGAAACCAGTTGATATAAAAACTCTTCCATATCCAGGATTTCCAACAGATATGCAAGCTCAAATGATGAGTTTGTTATCAATTGTGGATGGTGTTAGCGTAATTACAGAAACTGTTTTTGAAAATAGATTTATGCATGTTGCAGAGCTTCAAAGGATGGGCGCAAATATAAAGATTGATGGAAGAACTGCTATAATTGAAGGAGTTCCAAAATTAACAGGATGTCAAGTAAAAGCAACAGATTTAAGAGCAGGTGCAGCAATGATATTAAGTGGATTAATAGCTGAGGGTCAAACAGAAATAGGTGATATTTATCATATTGATAGAGGATACGTTCAAATTGAGAAGAAATTTAGGAATTTAGGTGCAGATATCTATAGAATAGATAGTTAG
- the atpC gene encoding ATP synthase F1 subunit epsilon, translating into MANTFLLKIITPGHDVYNGEVEELILKNADGLVTILANHAKLITSTVPSIVKFKDAQGNVNDLFISTAIVNVSDNEVTISSDAAEFAKDIDFERAEEARGRAEGRLKDIDKYDKKRAQLALIRATERLRLKKSR; encoded by the coding sequence ATGGCTAATACCTTTTTACTAAAAATTATTACTCCAGGTCATGATGTTTATAATGGAGAAGTTGAAGAGTTAATTTTAAAAAATGCTGATGGTCTAGTAACTATATTGGCGAACCATGCAAAATTAATAACAAGTACAGTTCCTTCAATTGTAAAATTCAAAGATGCTCAAGGAAATGTTAATGATTTATTCATTTCTACAGCTATTGTTAATGTATCAGATAATGAAGTGACAATAAGCAGTGATGCAGCTGAATTTGCAAAGGATATTGATTTTGAAAGAGCTGAAGAAGCTAGGGGAAGAGCCGAAGGTAGATTAAAAGACATTGATAAGTATGATAAAAAAAGAGCACAACTTGCATTAATCAGAGCGACTGAAAGATTAAGATTAAAAAAAAGTAGATAA
- the yyaC gene encoding spore protease YyaC has translation MIKSDINNDSNLSSYNLALKIKNYISQDTIIVCIGTDKCIGDCLGPLVGSLLTENFFPLPVYGTLSYPIHALNIDERLNEIYSKHPNASIIGVDACLGNEDDIGKIRIRDYAIHPGKGVGKELPEVGIASVIGIVDSSDNSEFFFSRSIRLSFIMNMAKTITRLLIEAYNLNLGEFPMI, from the coding sequence TTGATAAAATCAGATATTAACAATGATTCTAATCTTTCCTCTTATAATTTAGCTCTAAAAATTAAAAATTATATTAGCCAAGATACTATAATTGTCTGTATCGGAACTGATAAATGTATTGGAGATTGTCTTGGTCCCTTGGTTGGTTCTCTATTAACTGAAAACTTTTTCCCTTTACCAGTATACGGAACTTTATCTTATCCGATTCATGCTTTAAATATAGATGAACGTCTGAATGAAATCTATTCCAAGCACCCTAATGCCTCTATAATTGGTGTTGACGCTTGCTTGGGCAATGAAGATGATATTGGAAAAATAAGAATAAGGGATTACGCAATACATCCAGGTAAAGGAGTTGGAAAGGAACTTCCTGAAGTTGGTATAGCATCAGTAATAGGAATTGTTGATTCTAGCGATAATTCTGAATTCTTTTTTTCAAGGAGCATCAGACTTTCTTTTATTATGAATATGGCTAAAACAATAACTAGATTATTAATAGAGGCTTATAATTTAAATCTTGGAGAATTTCCAATGATTTAA
- the spoIID gene encoding stage II sporulation protein D, with the protein MKIVNRIGKNMRLLIIMTLIIFAVLIILPLIILKGSGFSISKFNLDNKNLVKNSQITFPVNGKVKLYHKKDNSVEELDLEDYIMGVVSSEVPANFEEEALKAQAVAARTFYMNKRNQPCNYAKEKGAEICDTTHCQVYMSKEERMKSWSSSEAKSDWEKIERAVEETKGQVLTYNGQVLEYPQFFAISSGKTEDAKDVFSVDVPYLKSEESKGEEIAPKYKTSVQIATNDFVNKINNKYSKANISKSNLASYIKIKSYTEAGSVKEIQIGNEVIKGTEFRELLGLNSTNFTLDFGTNAVTVNCKGYGHDVGMSQWGANVMAKNGAKYDEILKHYYVGVEITQIKYE; encoded by the coding sequence ATGAAAATAGTTAATCGAATTGGCAAGAATATGAGATTATTAATAATAATGACTTTAATTATTTTTGCTGTACTAATAATTTTACCTCTAATTATTTTAAAAGGTAGTGGATTTAGTATTAGCAAATTCAATTTAGATAACAAAAATTTAGTGAAAAATTCACAAATAACTTTTCCGGTTAATGGTAAGGTTAAATTATACCATAAAAAGGATAACTCAGTTGAAGAGTTAGATTTGGAAGATTATATAATGGGGGTTGTATCAAGTGAAGTTCCAGCAAATTTTGAGGAAGAAGCTTTAAAGGCTCAAGCTGTAGCAGCTAGAACATTCTATATGAACAAGAGAAATCAACCTTGTAATTATGCAAAAGAAAAAGGTGCAGAAATTTGCGATACAACTCATTGTCAAGTTTATATGAGTAAGGAAGAAAGAATGAAAAGCTGGAGCAGTAGTGAAGCAAAAAGTGATTGGGAAAAAATTGAGAGGGCTGTTGAAGAAACAAAAGGACAAGTATTAACTTATAATGGACAAGTGCTCGAATATCCACAATTTTTCGCTATTAGTTCTGGAAAAACAGAGGATGCTAAGGACGTATTTTCTGTTGATGTACCATATCTTAAATCAGAAGAAAGTAAAGGTGAAGAGATAGCGCCTAAATATAAAACATCTGTACAGATTGCTACAAATGATTTTGTTAATAAAATTAATAACAAATATTCAAAAGCAAATATAAGTAAAAGTAATTTAGCGTCTTATATTAAAATAAAAAGCTATACTGAAGCTGGAAGTGTAAAAGAAATTCAAATAGGAAATGAAGTTATAAAGGGAACAGAATTTAGAGAATTATTGGGATTAAATTCAACAAATTTCACCTTGGATTTTGGAACCAATGCAGTAACTGTAAATTGTAAGGGGTATGGTCATGACGTAGGAATGAGTCAATGGGGAGCTAATGTAATGGCGAAAAATGGGGCTAAGTATGATGAAATCCTAAAACATTATTATGTTGGAGTTGAAATTACTCAAATAAAATATGAGTAA